A single Garra rufa chromosome 9, GarRuf1.0, whole genome shotgun sequence DNA region contains:
- the csnk2a1 gene encoding casein kinase II subunit alpha — protein MSGPVPSRSRVYPDVNTQRPREYWDYESHVVDWGNQDDYQLVRKLGRGKYSEVFEAINITNNEKVVVKILKPVKKKKIKREIKILENLRGGPNIITLLDIIKDPVSRTPALVFEHVNNTDFKQLYQTLSDYDIRFYMYEILKALDYCHSMGIMHRDVKPHNVMIDHEHRKLRLIDWGLAEFYHPNQEYNVRVASRYFKGPELLVDYQMYDYSLDMWSLGCMLASMIFRKEPFFHGHDNYDQLVRIAKVLGTEDLYDYIDKYNIELDPRFNDILGRHSRKRWERFVHSENQHLVSTEALDFLDKLLRYDHQARLTAREAMDHPYFYPIVKDQGRGAPAAGMAASSTPVSSSSLMAGIASMTPSTQPNIANISAGSPVIPAPNTMATQVPTAAGAQP, from the exons ATGTCTGGCCCTGTCCCAAGTCGCTCTCGAGTTTACCCTGATGTAAACACACAGCGACCCAGAGAGTACTGGGACTATGAATCCCACGTGGTGGACTGGGG AAATCAAGATGACTATCAGTTAGTGCGAAAGCTTGGCCGGGGAAAATACAGTGAAGTGTTTGAAGCCATAAACATCACTAACAATGAGAAAGTAGTCGTCAAAATACTCAAG ccagtgaaaaagaagaaaattaaacgAGAAATTAAAATTCTGGAGAACTTGAGAGGAGGCCCCAACATCATAACGCTTTTAGACATCATAAAGGATCCTGTG TCCCGAACACCAGCGCtggtttttgagcatgttaacaACACAGACTTCAAG CAACTGTACCAAACTTTATCAGACTATGACATCCGCTTCTACATGTATGAAATTCTTAAG GCTCTCGACTACTGCCACAGTATGGGAATAATGCACAGAGACGTAAAGCCACACAATGTCATGATTGACCATGAGCACAGAAAG CTTCGCTTGATTGATTGGGGCTTGGCAGAGTTTTACCACCCAAACCAGGAGTACAATGTACGTGTGGCTTCCCGATATTTTAAAGGCCCTGAACTGCTTGTGGACTATCAG ATGTATGACTACAGTCTGGATATGTGGAGTCTTGGATGCATGCTGGCCAGTATGATCTTCAGGAAGGAACCGTTTTTCCATGGACATGACAACTATGACCAG TTGGTTCGGATTGCAAAGGTTCTGGGAACCGAGGACCTGTATGATTACATTGACAAATATAACATTGAGCTGGACCCACGCTTTAATGACATTTTGGGAAG ACACTCTCGGAAGAGATGGGAGCGGTTTGTGCACAGTGAGAATCAGCACCTGGTCAGTACCGAGGCTCTGGATTTTCTGGACAAGCTGCTACGTTATGACCACCAGGCCCGACTGACGGCCCGTGAGGCCATGGACCACCCTTACTTCT ATCCTATAGTAAAAGACCAGGGCAGAGGAGCGCCAGCTGCAGGAATGGCTGCTAGTTCCACACCGGTCAGCTCTTCTAGCTTGATGGCAG GCATCGCCTCTATGACTCCGAGCACACAGCCCAACATCGCCAACATCAGCGCCGGCTCGCCCGTCATCCCTGCCCCAAACACAATGGCCACACAAGTGCCCACTGCCGCTGGAGCCCAGCCCTGA